One Lentimicrobiaceae bacterium genomic window carries:
- a CDS encoding dipeptidase, with amino-acid sequence MENLAKYTEANKQRFLDELFGLIRIPSISSISEHKPDMLRAAEYWKKTILNAGADKAEIIATAGNPVVYGEKIIDPSKPTVLVYGHYDVMPVDPLNLWTSPPFEPEIRDGKIFARGADDDKGQAFMHAKAFESMVQTGSLPCNVKFMIEGEEEIGSPNLEQFCKDHKEMLKADIILVSDTGMIAPDIPSITVGLRGLAYLEVEVTGPNRDLHSGLFGGAVANPINVLSKMIASLTDENNHITVEGFYDKVLELTAEERAEMAKAPFNLEEYKKAIDIEEVCGETGYTTLERTGIRPTLDVCGIWGGYTGEGAKTVLPSKAYAKISMRLVPHQDHLEISKLFEDHFMKIAPPWVKVKVTNLHGGQGYVSPTDTKAYQAASKAYETTFGKKPVPVRSGGSIPIISTFEQVLGIKSILMGFGLESDAIHSPNENFPLFNFFKGIETIPYFYKFYCE; translated from the coding sequence ATGGAAAATTTAGCGAAGTACACAGAAGCAAATAAACAACGCTTTCTGGACGAATTATTCGGATTGATCCGTATTCCGTCTATAAGTTCAATTTCAGAACACAAGCCCGATATGCTGCGTGCAGCAGAATACTGGAAAAAAACCATACTCAATGCCGGAGCTGACAAAGCCGAAATAATAGCAACAGCCGGAAATCCGGTAGTTTATGGCGAAAAAATAATTGACCCATCCAAACCTACCGTATTGGTTTATGGTCATTATGATGTTATGCCTGTAGATCCACTCAACTTATGGACATCACCTCCATTTGAGCCGGAAATCCGCGATGGTAAAATTTTCGCCCGCGGGGCTGATGATGACAAAGGTCAGGCATTTATGCATGCCAAAGCGTTTGAATCCATGGTACAAACCGGCAGCCTGCCCTGTAATGTAAAATTTATGATCGAAGGCGAAGAAGAAATCGGATCGCCCAACCTTGAACAGTTTTGCAAAGATCATAAGGAAATGCTAAAGGCTGATATTATCCTGGTTTCTGACACAGGAATGATTGCCCCTGACATTCCATCCATTACTGTGGGTTTGCGCGGCCTGGCTTATCTTGAGGTAGAAGTTACCGGCCCCAACCGCGACCTTCACTCCGGATTGTTTGGAGGAGCTGTAGCCAATCCAATTAATGTTCTTTCCAAAATGATTGCTTCACTCACTGACGAAAACAATCATATTACCGTTGAAGGATTTTATGACAAAGTGCTTGAGTTAACCGCTGAAGAGCGCGCCGAAATGGCCAAGGCTCCTTTTAACCTTGAAGAGTATAAAAAAGCCATTGATATTGAAGAAGTTTGCGGTGAAACCGGATATACAACCCTTGAGCGCACTGGTATACGACCAACACTGGATGTTTGCGGAATTTGGGGCGGCTATACCGGCGAAGGAGCAAAAACAGTACTTCCTTCGAAAGCTTACGCTAAAATCTCGATGCGTTTGGTGCCTCATCAGGATCACCTGGAAATTTCAAAACTTTTTGAAGACCATTTTATGAAGATTGCGCCGCCCTGGGTTAAAGTAAAAGTTACTAACCTTCATGGCGGTCAGGGCTATGTATCACCTACCGATACCAAAGCATATCAGGCCGCCAGCAAGGCTTATGAAACCACCTTTGGCAAAAAGCCTGTGCCGGTTCGCAGTGGCGGCAGTATTCCAATCATTTCTACATTCGAACAGGTATTAGGCATCAAGTCAATCCTGATGGGATTCGGACTTGAATCAGATGCCATTCATTCTCCCAACGAAAACTTCCCTTTGTTTAATTTCTTTAAAGGAATTGAAACTATCCCTTATTTCTATAAATTCTATTGTGAATAG
- the gap gene encoding type I glyceraldehyde-3-phosphate dehydrogenase — MTRIKVAINGFGRIGRITFRALLKKKNISVVAINDLTDPFTLAHLLKYDSVHGNFPGEVLAGNDFLMVNKKKIKVFSAAEPGSINWGKLGIDVVIESTGKFTDRDSAMRHVEAGARKVIISAPAKTDHEDVKYVVLGINDYIIEKEDVIISNSSCTTNCVAPMIKVLDDKWGVEKGFITTVHSYTRDQNLIDAPHSDLRRSRAAAYSIIPTTTGAAKAATKIFPHLKNNLGGAGIRVPVPDGSLTDLTCTLKYSTSIEEINAAFREASNGYLKGIMQYTEDPIVSIDIIGNPHSAIFDAGLTAVLGDKNKLVKIVAWYDNESGYAHRLADLVEKFA, encoded by the coding sequence ATGACCAGAATTAAAGTTGCCATCAATGGATTTGGCCGCATCGGACGCATCACTTTCAGGGCTTTACTGAAGAAAAAAAATATTTCGGTAGTTGCCATTAACGATCTTACTGACCCTTTTACCCTGGCGCATTTGCTTAAATACGACTCGGTTCATGGTAATTTTCCCGGCGAGGTCTTGGCCGGAAATGATTTCTTGATGGTGAACAAAAAAAAGATAAAAGTATTTTCAGCTGCCGAGCCCGGAAGCATTAATTGGGGTAAACTGGGTATCGATGTTGTTATTGAATCAACAGGCAAGTTTACTGACAGGGATTCGGCCATGCGGCATGTAGAAGCCGGGGCGCGCAAAGTAATTATTTCGGCGCCAGCCAAAACCGATCACGAGGATGTAAAGTATGTAGTTCTTGGGATAAATGATTACATAATTGAAAAAGAAGATGTTATAATTTCCAACTCATCCTGTACAACCAATTGCGTGGCGCCTATGATTAAGGTGCTTGACGATAAATGGGGCGTGGAAAAGGGATTTATCACTACTGTTCATTCCTATACCCGCGATCAGAATTTGATTGATGCTCCGCATAGCGATTTGCGTCGGAGCCGCGCTGCAGCTTACAGCATTATTCCTACTACAACAGGTGCAGCCAAAGCTGCTACCAAAATATTTCCGCATTTGAAAAACAACCTTGGAGGGGCCGGAATCAGGGTGCCAGTTCCGGATGGTTCTCTCACCGATTTAACTTGTACCCTGAAGTATTCGACCAGCATAGAAGAAATCAATGCAGCTTTTCGTGAGGCATCCAATGGATATCTTAAAGGAATTATGCAATATACCGAGGACCCGATTGTTTCCATCGATATCATCGGCAATCCGCATTCTGCTATATTTGATGCTGGTTTAACAGCTGTGTTGGGCGACAAAAATAAACTTGTAAAAATTGTTGCCTGGTACGATAATGAAAGCGGATATGCTCACCGTTTGGCTGATTTGGTTGAAAAATTTGCCTGA
- the ppk1 gene encoding polyphosphate kinase 1: MNKAVKKFVNRELSWLEFNGRVLQEAADETTPLIERVKFLGIFSNNLDEFFRVRVATLNRLVDYNKRNNDSLMANPRRTLKEINKIDAQQQKEFARIFRKLVRELAHEGIHIINERGLSEEHGSYIRRYFNDHVRSQLFPIMLSNLKSSSLIDKSIYLAIRLARSNEPGNEQFAVIRVPAGPLSRFVILPSEGKDQYIILLDDVIRYCFGEIFSIFGYDTFDAYTFKFTRDAELDIDNDVSKSFLEIMTESLKQRKLGAPVRFIYDKNMPAKLLATLKQKLDINETDTLSKSGRYHNFKDFMSFPNIGRYDLLYAPTKPLEHRKLPKNESILRVMRERDIFLHFPYQSFGYIIDLLREASIDPQVKSIKMTLYRVARDSNVINALINAARNGKSVTVFMELQARFDEEANIYWAEKMQEEGVKLIQGIPGFKVHSKLLLIRRREGDKNTYYANIGTGNFNEQTARVYADDSLLTSNPSITADVNSVFQLFESKYNPPRFNSLIVAPFHMRNFYLRMLNTEIKNAKSGKEAWCIIKLNNLVDDKIIRKIYQAGMAGVKVQIICRGTCTVVPGVTGLSDNIEVISIVDKFLEHSRVFVFCNGGDEKYYISSADWMVRNLDNRIEVACPVYDRSLQQELKTMLRIQLKDNTKARIVNHQEPNFYKDQDKLPRFRSQIEIYKYLKEL, encoded by the coding sequence ATGAATAAAGCGGTAAAAAAATTTGTAAACAGAGAACTAAGTTGGTTAGAATTTAACGGCCGTGTGCTTCAGGAAGCCGCAGATGAAACCACGCCACTTATTGAGCGCGTGAAATTTTTGGGAATATTCTCAAATAATCTCGATGAATTTTTCAGAGTGCGGGTAGCCACCTTAAACCGCTTGGTTGACTACAATAAGCGGAATAATGATTCGCTGATGGCAAACCCGCGCCGTACCCTCAAAGAAATAAACAAAATAGATGCCCAGCAACAAAAAGAATTTGCCCGTATTTTCAGAAAATTGGTAAGAGAACTTGCCCATGAAGGCATTCATATCATAAATGAGAGAGGACTTTCAGAAGAGCACGGCAGTTATATCAGGCGATATTTTAACGACCACGTCAGATCGCAACTTTTCCCCATCATGCTAAGCAATCTGAAATCCTCATCGCTCATCGATAAATCCATTTATCTGGCCATCCGTCTTGCCCGGTCGAATGAACCCGGTAATGAGCAATTTGCAGTCATCAGGGTTCCCGCAGGGCCATTGTCGCGTTTTGTCATACTCCCTTCCGAAGGAAAAGACCAATACATTATTCTTCTTGACGATGTGATAAGATATTGCTTTGGCGAAATATTTTCGATATTCGGCTATGATACTTTTGATGCCTATACTTTTAAATTTACGCGCGACGCAGAACTCGACATCGACAATGATGTTTCGAAGAGTTTTCTTGAAATAATGACCGAAAGTCTGAAACAACGCAAGCTGGGAGCACCTGTAAGGTTTATTTACGATAAAAATATGCCGGCAAAACTACTGGCAACACTCAAACAAAAGCTTGACATCAACGAAACAGATACATTATCTAAAAGCGGCCGTTATCATAACTTCAAGGACTTTATGTCGTTTCCCAATATTGGTCGTTATGACTTGTTATACGCGCCAACCAAGCCTTTGGAACACCGAAAACTACCCAAAAACGAGAGTATTCTGAGGGTTATGCGCGAAAGAGATATTTTTCTGCATTTTCCGTACCAGTCTTTTGGGTACATCATTGATTTATTGCGCGAAGCCTCAATTGACCCTCAGGTAAAATCAATAAAAATGACTCTTTATCGCGTAGCACGCGATTCCAATGTAATTAATGCTTTGATAAATGCTGCCCGAAACGGCAAATCCGTAACTGTATTTATGGAACTTCAGGCACGATTTGACGAAGAAGCCAATATTTACTGGGCCGAAAAAATGCAGGAAGAAGGAGTTAAATTAATTCAGGGAATTCCGGGATTTAAAGTGCACTCCAAACTGCTTCTTATACGCCGCCGCGAAGGTGATAAAAATACATATTACGCCAATATCGGGACTGGGAATTTTAATGAACAAACAGCCAGAGTATATGCTGATGACAGCCTGCTAACCTCTAATCCATCAATTACTGCTGACGTCAACAGTGTATTTCAGCTTTTCGAAAGCAAGTATAATCCCCCCAGGTTTAATAGCCTGATAGTTGCCCCATTTCATATGCGAAACTTCTACCTCAGGATGTTGAACACTGAAATAAAAAATGCCAAATCAGGCAAAGAAGCCTGGTGTATTATCAAACTGAACAACCTGGTGGATGATAAAATCATTCGCAAAATATATCAGGCTGGAATGGCCGGAGTAAAAGTTCAGATCATATGCCGTGGCACCTGTACAGTTGTACCGGGCGTTACGGGACTAAGCGACAATATTGAAGTTATCAGTATTGTCGATAAATTTCTGGAGCATTCGCGTGTTTTCGTATTCTGTAACGGAGGCGATGAAAAATATTACATCTCCAGTGCCGACTGGATGGTTCGCAACCTTGACAACCGAATTGAGGTAGCATGCCCGGTTTATGACCGCAGTTTGCAACAGGAACTAAAAACAATGTTACGCATACAACTTAAAGACAATACCAAGGCACGCATAGTTAACCATCAGGAGCCTAACTTTTACAAAGATCAGGACAAACTGCCCCGTTTCAGATCGCAGATTGAAATATATAAATACCTGAAAGAATTATAA
- a CDS encoding histidine phosphatase family protein yields the protein MKTLYLMRHAKSSWKQLELNDLDRPLLEKGLKRTRIIITQLQERKAIIDFIISSHAVRAAETAAIIAHAFHVDENNIRTEKKIYSSDSDNFLDIFFDLPVKVSHVMMVGHNPAITNFANNYLENKIDYLPTSGVVAITFDTDQWENLPEASYKVEYIIFPKMFQ from the coding sequence ATGAAAACATTATATCTAATGCGTCATGCAAAGTCGTCTTGGAAGCAACTTGAGTTAAATGATCTTGACCGGCCGCTGCTTGAAAAAGGGCTGAAACGGACCCGGATTATTATTACACAGCTTCAGGAAAGAAAAGCCATTATCGACTTCATTATCAGCAGTCACGCCGTAAGAGCTGCAGAAACTGCGGCAATTATTGCCCACGCTTTTCATGTTGATGAAAACAACATCAGAACAGAGAAGAAAATTTATTCGTCCGATTCTGACAATTTTCTGGATATTTTCTTCGACTTGCCCGTAAAGGTTTCTCATGTAATGATGGTAGGCCATAATCCCGCAATTACTAACTTTGCGAATAACTACCTGGAAAATAAGATAGATTACCTGCCTACATCAGGAGTTGTGGCCATAACTTTTGATACTGATCAATGGGAAAATCTGCCTGAAGCTTCCTATAAAGTAGAATATATCATTTTCCCAAAAATGTTTCAATAA
- the xseA gene encoding exodeoxyribonuclease VII large subunit: MQMPQDDTNFHERQVYTLSDITGSIARMFSKYYASPYWIRAEISKLNFYPASGHCFPDLVEKYEGKVKSQMRSIIWRDDLFRISQKFESVTREPLREGIAIMFQAYVKFTSEHGLSLNIIDIEPLYTLGEMAREKMASIERMKREGIFQLNKLIPLPLLLKNVAVISAETSKGYNDLMVTLNNNQSGYQFITDLFPAFLQGDGAVESIRKQLKRIKSVSSQYDAVLIIRGGGDEVGMACYDHYDLARDVALFPLPVITGIGHSTNETVVEMVACVNKITPTDVAHFLIESFRNFDERIQTAASALSQSARLMLANEYLQFEKSTGAFFQAGQAFLEHERETLGQMALDIRESVNVAVFNHRIALSRYESSLVMQPVQLLLKNRVKLKEHQKILGIYHRHLLVNQSQNLDSLEQRVRLLDPVNVLKRGFTITRFKGKAIGADNPVEAGASLVTETMHEMIESTVTGIKTVEQGQVFPAD, translated from the coding sequence ATGCAGATGCCCCAAGATGACACAAACTTCCATGAACGACAGGTTTATACCCTGTCAGATATTACAGGAAGTATTGCGCGCATGTTCAGCAAATACTATGCTTCGCCATATTGGATAAGGGCAGAAATCTCAAAGTTGAACTTTTATCCTGCATCTGGCCATTGTTTTCCTGATTTGGTTGAGAAGTATGAGGGGAAGGTAAAATCGCAGATGCGCAGTATTATCTGGCGAGACGATCTGTTCAGGATTTCACAAAAGTTTGAAAGTGTGACGCGAGAGCCTTTGCGTGAAGGAATTGCCATCATGTTTCAGGCTTACGTGAAATTTACTTCTGAACACGGCCTTTCGCTCAATATTATTGATATTGAGCCCCTTTATACTTTGGGTGAGATGGCCAGGGAGAAAATGGCTTCCATTGAGCGGATGAAAAGAGAAGGCATTTTTCAGCTTAATAAGCTGATTCCGCTGCCATTGTTGCTCAAAAATGTGGCTGTCATCTCTGCCGAAACAAGCAAAGGATATAATGATTTGATGGTTACCCTGAACAATAATCAGTCAGGTTATCAGTTTATTACAGATTTGTTCCCTGCTTTTCTTCAAGGTGATGGAGCCGTTGAATCTATCAGAAAACAATTAAAGAGAATAAAATCTGTCAGCAGTCAGTATGATGCTGTATTAATTATCAGGGGCGGAGGCGACGAAGTTGGGATGGCCTGTTATGATCATTATGATTTGGCGCGTGACGTGGCATTGTTTCCTTTGCCGGTAATCACAGGCATCGGGCATTCAACCAATGAAACTGTGGTAGAAATGGTGGCTTGTGTGAATAAAATAACCCCAACTGACGTAGCACATTTTCTTATTGAGAGCTTTCGCAACTTTGACGAGAGAATTCAAACGGCTGCATCTGCATTAAGCCAAAGTGCAAGGTTGATGCTTGCAAATGAGTATCTGCAGTTTGAAAAATCAACCGGTGCCTTCTTTCAGGCCGGACAAGCATTTTTAGAACATGAGCGGGAAACGCTCGGTCAAATGGCGCTTGATATCAGGGAGTCGGTAAATGTGGCGGTCTTTAATCATCGCATAGCACTCAGCCGTTACGAATCGTCACTTGTCATGCAACCGGTTCAGCTGTTGCTCAAAAATAGGGTAAAACTGAAAGAACATCAGAAAATACTGGGCATTTATCATCGGCACTTACTCGTAAATCAATCGCAAAATCTTGATAGCCTGGAGCAACGGGTACGATTGCTCGATCCGGTTAATGTGCTTAAACGTGGTTTTACTATCACCCGCTTCAAGGGAAAGGCCATCGGAGCTGATAATCCGGTTGAAGCAGGTGCCAGCCTGGTGACTGAAACTATGCATGAAATGATTGAAAGTACTGTTACCGGTATTAAAACTGTTGAACAGGGTCAGGTCTTTCCGGCTGATTAA
- the xseB gene encoding exodeoxyribonuclease VII small subunit, with protein sequence MSPAITYTEAILELETIVSDIENASIGVDELSEKVKRAAELIKICRNKLTSTDKEVNSILKSLGADDAIVE encoded by the coding sequence ATGAGCCCAGCTATTACTTATACCGAAGCAATTCTTGAACTTGAAACCATAGTTTCTGACATTGAAAATGCCTCTATCGGGGTGGATGAGTTATCGGAAAAAGTTAAACGTGCAGCTGAGTTAATCAAAATCTGCCGCAATAAACTTACTTCCACCGATAAGGAAGTTAATTCGATACTTAAAAGCCTGGGGGCTGATGATGCCATAGTTGAATAG
- a CDS encoding cation:proton antiporter → MKAFRERRKLSSSWLNIAIIAVVAVLLWLILQAGKTFEHNKGLASLVSKTSSGSSGIFNFHEVINLHHPLSVLILQILIIILVSRVLGWVLSLINQPTVIGEILAGILLGPSLLGLYFPEATVFLFPVESLGNLQILSQIGLILFMFIIGMELDIGLLRQKAKAAVFISNTSIVVPFVMGAGLAYFLFESFAPAGSRFISFALFMGIAMSITAFPVLARIVQERGMTRTPLGMTAITCAAVNDITAWGILALVVAIANASAVSGALFTIFLSLLYIVLMLFFIRPFLNKVALKYTVRETVSKMIVAVVLSTMLLSAYITEVIGIHALFGAFMAGVIIPDNVRFKQIIAEKIEDVSLVLLLPLFFVYTGLRTQIGLLNDASLWLTGLLVVAVAVTGKFAGSALAARYTGQAWKDSLLIGALMNTRGLIELVALNIGYDIGVLSPEIFTILVLMALITTFMTGPAIAFINFLFKRPEDESAALSTIRVLIAFGPSEAGGKLTMMVNALFGNRKKRLKLSALHLTPNTEISIKNARLFEEEAFRHVKKVAAHAGIEVKTIYRTAENVTQEISKTANRGKFDLLVVGSSRPLLSQDETGGKARYFFDKVKCNVGLLIDKGFEEIRSVLIIMESEDDNFMQMLARGFNPQCHVDYTCLLSNNSSDKSAVNTEIRHIRFPETDDNLRNYDLIIATIDCYRNQREVNASWVDGNASLLLISRSQ, encoded by the coding sequence GTGAAGGCTTTCAGGGAAAGGCGAAAACTCAGCAGTTCATGGTTGAACATTGCGATTATCGCAGTTGTGGCTGTGCTTTTGTGGCTGATTTTACAGGCCGGAAAAACTTTTGAACACAATAAAGGGCTGGCATCACTGGTCAGCAAAACTTCCTCCGGTTCTTCCGGTATTTTTAATTTTCATGAGGTGATTAATTTGCATCACCCGCTTTCGGTATTAATTCTTCAGATTCTGATTATTATATTGGTATCCAGGGTGCTGGGGTGGGTGCTTTCGCTCATCAACCAACCTACTGTTATTGGCGAAATCCTGGCCGGTATTTTGTTAGGCCCATCCTTATTAGGTCTTTATTTTCCTGAAGCAACCGTTTTTCTTTTTCCTGTTGAGTCTCTCGGAAACCTTCAAATACTCAGCCAGATAGGACTTATTCTTTTTATGTTTATAATTGGAATGGAGCTCGATATCGGACTTTTGCGACAGAAAGCAAAGGCTGCTGTTTTTATCAGCAACACGAGTATTGTAGTACCATTTGTGATGGGGGCCGGATTGGCTTATTTCCTTTTCGAATCATTCGCTCCGGCAGGCTCCCGTTTTATTTCTTTCGCTTTGTTTATGGGCATTGCAATGAGTATAACTGCTTTCCCCGTACTTGCGCGCATTGTGCAGGAGAGAGGCATGACCCGCACACCCCTGGGCATGACAGCTATTACCTGCGCAGCCGTTAATGATATTACTGCCTGGGGAATTTTGGCCCTGGTAGTGGCTATTGCCAATGCTTCAGCCGTGAGTGGTGCCTTGTTTACCATATTTTTATCGCTGCTTTATATTGTTTTAATGTTGTTCTTTATCAGGCCATTCCTGAATAAGGTCGCGCTTAAATATACTGTCAGAGAGACTGTTAGTAAAATGATTGTAGCAGTTGTCCTCAGCACCATGCTTTTGTCGGCCTACATTACAGAAGTAATTGGCATTCATGCACTTTTTGGAGCTTTTATGGCAGGCGTTATCATTCCCGATAATGTGAGGTTTAAGCAAATTATAGCCGAAAAGATTGAGGATGTAAGTCTGGTTTTATTGCTTCCTTTATTTTTTGTTTATACCGGACTACGAACCCAGATTGGTTTATTGAACGACGCTTCACTTTGGCTCACCGGTCTGTTGGTGGTTGCTGTTGCTGTTACAGGAAAATTCGCAGGTAGTGCATTGGCCGCCAGATATACCGGCCAGGCTTGGAAGGATAGTCTTCTCATTGGTGCACTTATGAATACCCGTGGTTTAATTGAACTTGTTGCTTTAAATATTGGCTATGATATTGGCGTACTTTCTCCCGAAATATTTACCATTTTAGTACTTATGGCGCTGATTACCACTTTTATGACCGGTCCGGCCATTGCGTTTATCAACTTTCTGTTTAAAAGGCCAGAGGATGAAAGTGCTGCATTGTCTACAATCAGGGTGCTCATTGCTTTTGGCCCTTCAGAAGCTGGAGGTAAATTGACCATGATGGTGAATGCTTTGTTTGGAAACAGAAAAAAAAGGTTAAAACTATCAGCCCTGCACCTGACACCCAATACTGAAATTTCTATTAAAAATGCCCGATTGTTTGAAGAAGAAGCATTTCGCCATGTAAAAAAGGTGGCTGCTCATGCAGGAATTGAAGTCAAAACAATTTATCGCACAGCAGAGAATGTAACACAGGAAATCTCAAAAACTGCCAACCGGGGCAAATTTGATTTATTAGTAGTTGGCAGTTCCAGACCTTTGCTTAGCCAGGATGAAACTGGGGGGAAAGCCCGGTATTTCTTTGATAAAGTGAAATGCAATGTGGGATTGCTTATCGACAAGGGGTTTGAAGAAATCAGGTCTGTATTGATTATTATGGAATCTGAAGATGATAATTTTATGCAGATGCTTGCCCGCGGATTTAATCCGCAGTGTCATGTTGATTATACCTGTTTGTTATCAAATAATTCATCAGATAAATCAGCTGTAAATACAGAAATTCGTCATATCCGCTTCCCTGAAACGGATGACAACCTCAGGAACTACGATCTGATTATTGCAACCATTGATTGTTATAGAAATCAACGAGAGGTTAACGCGTCATGGGTGGATGGCAACGCTTCTCTTTTGCTCATCAGTCGGAGTCAATAG
- a CDS encoding pseudouridine-5'-phosphate glycosidase, translating to MKSADYLNIHPEVKAAISDGKPVVALESTIIAHGMPYPQNIETALEVEAIVRENGAIPATIAILEGKLCIGLNPSQLEMLGNAENVWKVSLRDMPYVISQKIQGATTVASTMRIASMAGIRIFVTGGIGGVHRGAETSMDISADLFEMAQTNVAVISAGVKSILDIGLTLEYLETAGVPVVTYGQDNFPAFYSQNSGYISPLRLDSPSAIADMLRAKWELNLNGSVLIANPIPKSMEVPFSTMETYIKTALEEANKQNITGKKITPFLLKTIAEQTGGESLAANIALVKSNAALGAKIACSYEKPFA from the coding sequence ATGAAATCAGCAGATTACCTCAACATACACCCTGAAGTTAAAGCAGCCATCTCCGATGGAAAACCCGTGGTTGCGTTAGAATCAACAATCATTGCCCATGGCATGCCTTACCCCCAGAATATTGAAACGGCCTTGGAAGTTGAAGCTATTGTAAGAGAAAATGGTGCTATTCCTGCCACAATTGCCATCCTTGAAGGCAAACTATGCATTGGGTTAAACCCATCTCAGCTGGAAATGCTGGGCAATGCAGAAAATGTATGGAAAGTAAGCCTCCGGGATATGCCCTACGTTATCAGTCAAAAGATTCAGGGAGCAACCACAGTAGCCTCTACCATGCGTATTGCATCTATGGCCGGTATCAGGATTTTTGTGACCGGAGGCATAGGAGGTGTTCACCGGGGTGCTGAAACCAGTATGGACATATCTGCCGACCTGTTCGAAATGGCGCAAACAAATGTTGCAGTGATATCGGCAGGGGTAAAATCAATTCTTGATATCGGTCTTACCCTTGAATACCTCGAAACAGCAGGCGTTCCTGTGGTTACTTATGGTCAGGACAATTTTCCGGCTTTCTATTCACAAAACAGCGGATATATTTCCCCTCTTCGTCTTGATTCTCCCTCCGCCATTGCTGATATGCTCCGCGCTAAATGGGAACTCAATCTGAATGGTTCGGTATTAATTGCCAACCCGATTCCAAAGTCAATGGAAGTCCCCTTTTCAACAATGGAAACTTACATCAAAACTGCCCTTGAGGAGGCAAATAAACAAAATATTACAGGTAAAAAAATTACGCCTTTCCTGCTTAAAACAATTGCTGAGCAAACAGGAGGCGAGAGTCTTGCTGCCAATATTGCGCTTGTTAAAAGCAATGCAGCCCTGGGTGCAAAAATTGCATGCAGTTATGAAAAGCCCTTCGCCTGA
- a CDS encoding carbohydrate kinase family protein, with protein MAVRKNPIICIGAALIDESYICHAQPVRGTSNPAAYYRSAGGVARNIASHLSLLGHQVELITHFGSDPGGKWLMNECQSCGIGITHAIINDFETGRFAAVLSPDGDLFAGAVSTHFEEQINPDFLRQKTDLLKTASLLLIDTNLNAYTLKWLLNFSRSEQIPCIIEPVSVPKAARLLQADLQDVLLITPNRDEMLAISGNHAETNTNALISGVLEKGVKFIWIRNGKHGSGIFAKNYSYKLDAPVVNVTDTTGAGDAGLAGWIHAWLMNRSIEECVRYGHAMSALVLEVKGAMRADLNFDLLEETYLNYK; from the coding sequence ATGGCTGTGAGAAAAAATCCTATTATCTGCATTGGTGCAGCCTTGATTGACGAAAGTTACATTTGTCATGCGCAACCTGTAAGAGGAACTTCGAATCCGGCTGCTTATTACCGTTCGGCTGGCGGAGTAGCCCGCAATATTGCCAGCCATTTGTCATTGCTTGGCCATCAGGTTGAACTTATCACTCATTTTGGCTCTGATCCGGGAGGCAAATGGCTCATGAATGAATGCCAGTCATGTGGCATTGGAATTACACACGCTATCATCAACGATTTTGAAACAGGGCGGTTTGCAGCTGTTCTTTCGCCTGATGGCGATTTGTTTGCAGGAGCCGTATCCACTCATTTTGAGGAACAGATCAATCCTGACTTTCTCCGGCAAAAGACAGATCTTCTCAAAACAGCTTCTCTTCTTCTGATTGACACCAATCTGAATGCATATACTTTAAAATGGCTGCTAAACTTTAGCCGAAGCGAGCAAATACCATGCATTATTGAACCGGTATCAGTGCCCAAAGCAGCCCGGCTTTTACAAGCCGACCTTCAGGATGTGTTACTCATCACACCAAACCGTGATGAAATGCTTGCCATTTCGGGAAACCATGCTGAAACAAATACAAATGCACTCATCAGCGGAGTTCTTGAAAAAGGTGTAAAGTTTATTTGGATACGAAACGGTAAGCATGGTTCAGGTATCTTTGCAAAAAATTACAGCTACAAACTGGACGCTCCTGTGGTAAATGTTACAGATACAACAGGTGCAGGAGATGCAGGATTGGCGGGATGGATACATGCCTGGCTAATGAACCGTAGCATAGAGGAATGTGTGCGCTACGGACATGCCATGTCAGCCCTTGTTCTTGAAGTTAAAGGTGCGATGCGTGCCGATCTTAATTTTGATTTACTGGAGGAAACTTATCTTAATTACAAATAA